Proteins found in one Panicum hallii strain FIL2 chromosome 4, PHallii_v3.1, whole genome shotgun sequence genomic segment:
- the LOC112890723 gene encoding auxin-induced protein X10A-like, which translates to MEEYQQVQQQQGGRASNKIRDIVRLQQLLKKWKKLATVTPSASGSGKGGRSSVPRGSFAVYVGDEMRRFVIPTEYLGHWAFAELLREAEEEFGFRHEGALRIPCDVEVFEGILRLVQGRKKDAATAAMCDCSCSSETEILCR; encoded by the coding sequence ATGGAGGAGTACCAGCAGGTCCAGCAGCAGCAGGGTGGCCGGGCGAGCAACAAGATCCGGGACATTGTGCGGCTGCAGCAGCTGCTCAAGAAGTGGAAGAAGCTGGCCACGGTCACGCCGTCGGCGTCCGGCAGCGGCAAGGGCGGCAGGAGCAGCGTGCCGAGGGGCTCCTTCGCGGTGTACGTCGGCGACGAGATGCGGCGGTTCGTCATCCCCACCGAGTACCTGGGCCACTGGGCGTTCGCGGAGCTGCTCCGGGAGGCCGAGGAGGAGTTCGGGTTCCGGCACGAGGGCGCGCTCCGGATCCCCTGCGACGTCGAGGTGTTCGAGGGCATCCTCCGCCTCGTGCAAGGAAGGAAGAAggacgccgccaccgccgccatgtGCGACTGCTCCTGCTCCTCCGAGACGGAGATCCTCTGCAGATGA